A portion of the Sandaracinobacteroides saxicola genome contains these proteins:
- a CDS encoding nucleotidyltransferase family protein: MRPSAALALRRTEVLDLLGRFRAGNPRVFGSVARGEDRDGSDLDRLIDAAPGTTLFDLARLHNALSDLLGVPVDIATMGGMTPRLMARVQSDLKPL, translated from the coding sequence ACGGACGGAGGTTCTGGACCTTTTGGGACGGTTCAGGGCCGGAAATCCGCGCGTTTTCGGGTCTGTGGCGCGCGGTGAAGACCGCGACGGCAGTGACCTTGACCGGCTGATCGATGCGGCACCGGGCACGACGCTGTTCGATCTGGCGCGGCTTCATAACGCGCTGAGCGATCTGCTGGGCGTGCCTGTGGACATCGCGACGATGGGAGGGATGACGCCGCGGTTGATGGCGCGGGTACAGTCGGATCTGAAGCCATTGTGA